Within the Agromyces ramosus genome, the region GAGCTTCTCCTTGTCTTTCATCACGCGCGAGCGGCGCTGCGGACCGGCGATGACGCGGTCGACCGCCTCGTCGAGGGCGCGGTTGTCGATGAGCTGTGCGTTGGATCGCGCGGTGAGGAGCGCGGCCTCGTTGAGCACGTTCGCGAGGTCGGCGCCGGTGAAGCCGGGCGTCTTGCGCGCGAGGACCTCGAGATCGACGCCCTTCGCGAGCGGCTTGCCCTTCGAGTGCACCTCGAGGATCTTCTGACGGCCCTTGAGGTCGGGCGCGTCGACGCCGATCTGGCGGTCGAAGCGACCGGGACGCAGGAGGGCCGGGTCGAGGATGTCGGGACGGTTCGTGGCCGCGATGAGGATGACGTTGGTCTTCGGGTCGAAGCCGTCCATCTCGACGAGCAGCTGGTTGAGCGTCTGCTCGCGCTCGTCGTGCCCGCCGCCGAGGCCTGCACCACGGTGCCGGCCGACGGCGTCGATCTCGTCGACGAAGATGATGGCCGGGGCGTTCTGCTTGGCCTGGTCGAAGAGGTCGCGCACGCGGCTCGCGCCGACGCCGACGAACATCTCGACGAAGTCGGAGCCCGAGATCGAGTAGAAGGGCACGCCCGCCTCGCCGGCGACGGCGCGCGCGAGAAGCGTCTTGCCGGTTCCGGGAGGGCCATAGAGCAGCACGCCCTTGGGGATGCGGGCGCCCACCGCCTGGAACTTCGCCGGCTCCTTCAGGAACTCCTTGATCTCGTGGAGCTCCTCGATCGCCTCGTCGGCGCCGGCGACGTCGTCGAAGGTGACCTTCGGGCTCTCCTTCGAGACCAGCTTCGCCTTCGACTTGCCGAACTGCATGACGCGGTTGCCGCCGCCCTGCATGCCCGAGAGCATGATCCAGAAGAAGAGGCCGATGAGCACGAGCGGCAGGAGGATGCCGAGCATGGAGAGGAACCAGTTCGGCTGCGGTACCTCGTCGTTGTAGCCGTCGGCGGGGTTCGCATCGTCGACGGCGGCGACGATGTCGGCACCACGCGGCGTCACGTAGTAGAACTGCACCTGCTTGCCGAGCTTGTCGTCCTCCTCGGCGAGGGTGAGATCGACGCGGTTCTCGCCGTCGACGATCTTGACCGAGGCCACCTTGCCGTCGTTCAGGAGTTCGAGGCCCTCTTGCGTGGAGACCTCGCGGAACCCCGACGCGGTGATGAGGCTCGATCCGATCCACACGGCGACGATCGCGAGCAGAATATAGATGATCGGCCCGCGCAGGATCTTCTTCATGTTCATGATCTTGCAAGGCTACATTGCAGTCACTGCGCGCCGGCCGAGTGTTCGCTGTGGGCTGTGCCGTCGCCGCGGCCGGGCCGACGGCCCGCCTCAGGAGTAGACGTGCGGTGCGAGGATCGCCACGTCGCGGAGGTTGCGGTAGCGCTCGGCGTAGTCGAGCCCGTAGCCGACGACGAACTGGTTCGGGATGTCGAAGCCGAGGTACTTGACGCCGACGTCGACCTTCGCGGCGTCGGGCTTGCGCAGCAGCGCGCAGATCTCGATCGACTCGGCACCGCGTGACTCGAGGTTGCCGAGCAGCCAGCTGAGCGTGAGGCCCGAGTCGATGATGTCCTCGACGATGAGCACGTGCCGCCCGGTGAGGTCGGAGTCGAGGTCTTTCACGATGCGTACCACGCCGCTCGACTGGGTGCCAGCGCCGTACGACGACACCGCCATCCAGTCCATGTTCACGTGCGGACGCATCTCGCGCGCGAGGTCGGCCATCACCATGACCGCGCCCTTCAGCACGCCCACGAGCAGCAGGTCCTTGCCCTCGTAGTCGGCCTCGATGCGCCGGGCGAGCTCCGCGAGCTTCGCCTGGATCTCGGCTTCGGTGACGAGTACCTCGGTGAGGTCCGCCTCGATCTCGCGCGCATACATCCCGGTCTGCTCCCTCTGTCGCTCGGCGAACGGATGCCACGAGCCTACCGCCGGGGGACGGCCGGGCACGGCGGCGTCAGTGGTCGTGCGGCAGCACCTCGGTCGATCCGGTGGTGCTGAACACGACCCGCGTGCCGGCACGCGTCGCCTGGAGCCCCGGCAGGTCGATCGGGCCCTGGCCGTGCCAGCGGGTCACGAGCCGGGCGACCTCGAGCGTCTGCGTGCGCGTGAGCGAGACGCCGAACTCGGCGGCGACGACATGGCGGATGAGCCGTTGCCGCAGGGCAGCCGGGTTCGCCGCGAGCGCGGCGACGGAGACGGCGATGCCCGCCTCGGCCGGTTCGCAGATCTCCTCGATGAGCTCGTCGATCTGCTGGTCGAAGGCCGCCTCGTCTTCTCGCAGCTGCTCGGCGGTG harbors:
- the hpt gene encoding hypoxanthine phosphoribosyltransferase, giving the protein MYAREIEADLTEVLVTEAEIQAKLAELARRIEADYEGKDLLLVGVLKGAVMVMADLAREMRPHVNMDWMAVSSYGAGTQSSGVVRIVKDLDSDLTGRHVLIVEDIIDSGLTLSWLLGNLESRGAESIEICALLRKPDAAKVDVGVKYLGFDIPNQFVVGYGLDYAERYRNLRDVAILAPHVYS
- the ftsH gene encoding ATP-dependent zinc metalloprotease FtsH — its product is MNMKKILRGPIIYILLAIVAVWIGSSLITASGFREVSTQEGLELLNDGKVASVKIVDGENRVDLTLAEEDDKLGKQVQFYYVTPRGADIVAAVDDANPADGYNDEVPQPNWFLSMLGILLPLVLIGLFFWIMLSGMQGGGNRVMQFGKSKAKLVSKESPKVTFDDVAGADEAIEELHEIKEFLKEPAKFQAVGARIPKGVLLYGPPGTGKTLLARAVAGEAGVPFYSISGSDFVEMFVGVGASRVRDLFDQAKQNAPAIIFVDEIDAVGRHRGAGLGGGHDEREQTLNQLLVEMDGFDPKTNVILIAATNRPDILDPALLRPGRFDRQIGVDAPDLKGRQKILEVHSKGKPLAKGVDLEVLARKTPGFTGADLANVLNEAALLTARSNAQLIDNRALDEAVDRVIAGPQRRSRVMKDKEKLITAYHEGGHALAAAAMNYTDPVTKITILPRGRALGYTMVLPLEDKYSVSRNELLDQLTYAMGGRVAEEIVFHDPSTGASNDIEKATSTARKMVTEFGMSANVGAVKLGQSQGEVFLGRDMGHQRDYSERIAERVDAEVRSLIEQAHDEAWQVLNDNRDILDKLAAELIENETLDHKQIAEIFTHVKKLPERPLWLSSDNRPVSDIPPISFPTAKAPIDQGAVDGGVDSGELPEEPAASRAPRSNPRPATA